The Thunnus thynnus chromosome 2, fThuThy2.1, whole genome shotgun sequence genome includes a region encoding these proteins:
- the LOC137168622 gene encoding UDP-glucuronosyltransferase 2A2-like: MIQLRLVTLAALLCSLLSADGGKVLVFPVDGSHWINMNVLIQELHSRGHNITVIRPEKSWYIKAESHLYQSITLDVVPGFDVNNMNYFTTRMLQLRHEVHTSTLAYLKGGEELMRMVDHVHKVEVDKIQKIFEDAKLMQFFQEAEYDVVLTDPSFGGGVLLAHRLGLPLVFNVRWTIMEDGHQTVAPSPLSYVPIPGSELTDRMSFWQRVKNVFFSLMVRNIRVMIKDSHYTPFVHRHFGPDVHYDELVQAADVWLMRTDFTFEFPRPTMPNVVYMGGFQCKPSKELPQDLEDFVQSSAEHGVIIMSLGTLVGNLPEDITEHVAATFAQLPQKVIWRHTGKRPSTLGNNTLLLDWLPQNDLLGHPKTRVFVAHGGTNGLQEAIYHGVPIVGLPLMFDQDDNLFRMRARGIAKVLDIGTLNKDNFLEAVKEVLHQPSYRENMQELSRLHRDQPMKPLDRAVFWIEFVMRHKGAAHLKTDSYKMSWIQYHSIDVITLLLVSVTLMSLICILTVKCLWCKVFGRKKKTSK; this comes from the coding sequence ATGATCCAGTTGAGACTGGTGACACTGGCtgcactgctctgctctcttCTCAGTGCTGATGGAGGGAAAGTCCTTGTTTTTCCTGTGGATGGAAGCCACTGGATCAACATGAATGTCCTCATCCAAGAGCTCCACTCCAGAGGTCACAACATCACAGTGATCCGGCCCGAAAAAAGCTGGTACATCAAAGCAGAGTCCCATCTCTACCAGTCAATCACCCTCGATGTTGTTCCTGGATTTGATGTGAACAACATGAATTATTTTACAACAAGAATGCTGCAGCTTAGGCATGAGGTCCACACTTCGACTTTAGCTTATTTGAAAGGTGGAGAGGAGTTAATGAGGATGGTGGATCATGTTCACAAAGTCGAGGTTGATAAAATTCAGAAGATTTTTGAGGATGCTAAACTGATGCAGTTCTTCCAAGAGGCCGAGTACGATGTTGTTCTGACTGACCCCTCCTTCGGCGGAGGGGTTCTTCTGGCTCATCGGTTGGGTCTGCCTCTGGTCTTCAATGTACGATGGACAATCATGGAAGACGGACATCAGACAGTTGCCCCCTCACCACTGTCATATGTTCCCATACCAGGCAGTGAACTGACTGATAGGATGAGTTTTTGGCAaagggtgaaaaatgttttcttctcattaATGGTGCGTAATATCCGGGTGATGATAAAAGACTCTCACTACACACCATTTGTCCACCGTCACTTCGGTCCTGACGTCCACTATGATGAGCTTGTTCAGGCAGCAGATGTTTGGCTGATGAGAACTGACTTCACCTTTGAGTTCCCTCGTCCCACCATGCCCAACGTTGTCTACATGGGCGGGTTTCAGTGTAAACCCTCCAAAGAGCTTCCTCAAGATCTGGAGGACTTTGTCCAGAGCTCTGCAGAGCACGGTGTCATTATTATGAGCTTGGGGACCTTGGTGGGGAATCTCCCTGAGGATATAACAGAACATGTGGCTGCCACTTTTGCACAGTTGCCTCAGAAGGTCATCTGGAGGCATACCGGGAAGAGACCGTCCACCCTGGGAAACAACACCCTGCTGCTGGACTGGTTGCCTCAAAATGACCTCTTAGGACACCCAAAGACCAGAGTGTTTGTGGCTCACGGAGGCACCAACGGACTTCAAGAGGCCATCTACCACGGAGTTCCCATCGTTGGCCTTCCTCTGATGTTTGACCAGGATGATAACCTGTTCAGGATGAGAGCGAGGGGCATTGCCAAAGTGCTGGACATTGGcacattaaacaaagacaacttCCTGGAGGCGGTGAAGGAGGTGCTTCACCAGCCGTCCTACAGGGAGAACATGCAGGAGCTCTCCAggctgcacagagatcagcccATGAAGCCTCTGGACCGAGCCGTGTTCTGGATCGAGTTTGTCATGAGACACAAGGGAGCAGCTCACTTAAAGACCGACTCCTACAAGATGTCTTGGATTCAGTACCACTCCATCGATGTAATCACACTGTTGCTAGTCTCAGTCACGCTGATGTcactgatttgcattttaacagTGAAATGTTTGTGGTGTAAAGTGTTTGgtaggaagaaaaaaacctcaaaataa
- the LOC137168649 gene encoding nuclear factor 7, brain-like: protein MAERAVLESFLSCHVCSETFRDPVSLTCNHSFCSSCLQKFREQAENKNCLICQRKSSKVQPGVNFPLKELADSFAGRQKAGSSDIEKGEKKEEVVCSKHQEEPKLFCKDEQRAVCRVCDFPHQNGHIVVPVEQAVSDLKDHLKSDLKSLQDKRDKYKQVEKTYNEVIQHFKKQLLSTEKQIRAEFNKLHQFLKEEEESRLAALREEEGQKGKTISREMKRIQEQISSLSDSISAVEEDLQKHKVSFLSSYKPTQTRARAQCSLSDPQLVSGALIDVAKHLGNLSFRVWEKMKEKVHFSPVILDPNTANPRIYLSEDLTSVRQGDTKQQLPDNPERHTNYTTVLGSEGFSSGKHSWEVEVGDHPDWTVGLAKESVDRKGVRSVSLKCGIWCLVYHSGKYTNGLGKTVSVKKSLQRIRVQLDYDRGEVSFYDPEDMTHICTYRDTFTEKLFPYFHIGPAGDAKTTDIKICQTVFSILVLLFYYFFFYLKQIGFCVKGH from the coding sequence ATGGCTGAGAGAGCTGTTCTTGAAAGTTTCCTGAGTTGCCATGTGTGCTCAGAGACTTTCAGAGATCCTGTGTCTCTGACCTGCAACCACAGCTTCTGTTCAAGCTGTCTGCAAAAATTCAgggaacaagctgaaaacaaaaactgtctcATTTGTCAAAGAAAATCCTCAAAGGTTCAACCAGGAGTGAACTTTCCACTGAAGGAACTCGCTGACTCTTTTGCTGGGAGACAGAAAGCTGGATCATCTGACatagaaaaaggagaaaagaaagaggaggtggTGTGTAGCAAACATCAAGAAGAGCCTAAATTGTTCTGTAAAGATGAACAGAGAGCTGTGTGTCGTGTCTGTGATTTTCCTCACCAAAACGGTCATATCGTGGTTCCTGTAGAACAAGCAGTCAGTGACCTGAAGGACCACCTGAAATCTGACTTAAAGTCTCTACAGGACAAGAGggacaaatacaaacaagtggagaaaacatacaatgaaGTGATTCAACACTTCAAGAAGCAGCTGTTGtccacagagaagcagatcaGAGCAGAGTTCAACAAGCTTCACCAGttcctgaaagaggaagaggagtccaGACTGGCagctctgagggaggaagaggggcAGAAGGGGAAGACtatcagcagagagatgaagaggattCAGGAGcagatctcctctctgtcagacagtatctctgctgttgaagaagacctgcagaaacacaaggTGTCATTCCTCAGCAGTTATAAACCCACTCAGACCAGAGCCAGAGCCCAGTGCTCACTGTCAGATCCACAGCTGGTCTCAGGAGCACTGATAGAtgtggccaaacacctgggcaacctgtCCTTCAGAGTctgggagaagatgaaggagaaggtcCACTTCAGTCCTGTCATTCTGGACCCAAACACTGCAAACCCCCGTATCTATCTGTCTGAGgatctgaccagtgtgagacAGGGAGACACAAAGCAACAGCTGCCTGATAATCCAGAGAGACACACTAATTATACCACTGTTCTGGGCTCTGAGGGCTTCAGCTCAGGGAAACATAgctgggaggtggaggtgggagacCATCCTGACTGGACTGTGGGTTTAGCTAAAGAGTCAGTTGACAGGAAGGGAGTGAGATCTGTCTCACTAAAATGTGGAATCTGGTGTTTAGTGTATCACAGTGGAAAATACACTAATGGTCTTGGTAAGACTGTCAGTGTGAAGAAGAGTCTCCAAAGGATCAGAGTCCAGCTGGACTATGACAGGGGGGAGGTGTCCTTCTACGACCCTGAAGACATGACTCACATCTGCACTTACAGAGACactttcactgagaaactcttcCCTTATTTTCATATTGGACCAGCTGGTGATGCTAAAACCACTGATATCAAAATCTGTCAAACTGTTTTCAGCATTTTGGTTTtacttttctattattttttcttttatcttaaGCAGATTGGATTTTGTGTTAAGGGTCACTGA